One window of the Lycorma delicatula isolate Av1 chromosome 3, ASM4794821v1, whole genome shotgun sequence genome contains the following:
- the LOC142321518 gene encoding nuclear receptor 2C2-associated protein isoform X1: protein MTKKFKCKVSSVLNRNIKEYGKNYMFDDSDETCWNSDQGSPQWIEIQSEESDLTEIFSFDIQFQGGFVGKDCYLEVVSPRSDDNLILKQPFYPEDNNKYQHFKLDNSVKGKIFRFVFVNSTDFFGRIVIYKLKLN, encoded by the exons ATGACGAAAAAATTTAAGTGCAA gGTTAGCTCAGTGTTAAATAGAAACATTAAAGAGTATGGTAAAAATTACATGTTTGATGACAGTGATGAGACATGTTGGAATTCAGATCAG GGTTCTCCGCAATGGATAGAAATTCAATCTGAAGAAAGTGATTTGACAGagatattttcatttgatatacAGTTTCAAGGTGGATTTGTTGGTAAAGACTGTTATTTGGAAGTTGTTTCACCACGGAGTGatgataatttgattttaaaacaacCTTTCTATCCTGAAGACAATAATAAATACCAGCATTTCAAATTAGATAATAgtgttaaaggaaaaatatttcgttttgtttttgtcaaTAGTACTGATTTTTTTGGTAGAatcgttatttataaattaaaattaaattaa
- the LOC142321518 gene encoding nuclear receptor 2C2-associated protein isoform X2: MFDDSDETCWNSDQGSPQWIEIQSEESDLTEIFSFDIQFQGGFVGKDCYLEVVSPRSDDNLILKQPFYPEDNNKYQHFKLDNSVKGKIFRFVFVNSTDFFGRIVIYKLKLN; encoded by the exons ATGTTTGATGACAGTGATGAGACATGTTGGAATTCAGATCAG GGTTCTCCGCAATGGATAGAAATTCAATCTGAAGAAAGTGATTTGACAGagatattttcatttgatatacAGTTTCAAGGTGGATTTGTTGGTAAAGACTGTTATTTGGAAGTTGTTTCACCACGGAGTGatgataatttgattttaaaacaacCTTTCTATCCTGAAGACAATAATAAATACCAGCATTTCAAATTAGATAATAgtgttaaaggaaaaatatttcgttttgtttttgtcaaTAGTACTGATTTTTTTGGTAGAatcgttatttataaattaaaattaaattaa